In Phaseolus vulgaris cultivar G19833 chromosome 3, P. vulgaris v2.0, whole genome shotgun sequence, the sequence TGTAGTGATCTAAGAATGACATATATTTAGGACAACTGCTAGGGGTCAAAAGTAATGAAATCTTTGGCGATATACGTATAAAGCATTCCTAGGATTTTTCACCTTTATGTTTTGATCACACattactataaaataaaattaatctatacatgaattaatatataaaaagtactttaaaaaaattatttttaatcagaTGAAATTTTGAGAAGttctatttattcttttttatttttaaaaaatatatgtaaataataCTAACGTAAATATTATAATGTAGATATTGTGAATCTTTACTACTATAATATGATATATTATACAAATGCATATTTTTAACtgatataagattttttttatgcaaaaacTTATATTACCAGTACTCAAATTAATGTTAATATAGAGTGGATTTTGTTGagtgaaaattttattatttataaatcttAAAATGGGTTGTTGTTAAagtgtaaaaaatattagtCCGACCTCATTTcgatttcaaattattttagatttagtTCAATAAGCAAGaagaattaataattttaattctaaaaagtaaacagtaaattaatattttaaaatttaaattacacTAGTagaactaattttatttttttaattaaatgatttaatatataaattatatgagCATAACATTGTATTAATCACCTTCACTTTTCCAAACACCGTCTAATGTGTACTATGCAAGTCATTTGACTTCTTAATATGAAAATGAACATTTCGTGGGCGCAGGCCTGCCTCCATAATTTTCATCAACTTTTTgccctttctttctctcttcatttttGATCTTACTCTTTCTCTGCAACCTCTATATAAAGCGGATCATTTCATGAATCTATCATCACAGTACTTCACAGCCATGGCCATGAACTCGAGAACTCAAATATCTGTTTTCACTATCATCATTTCCTTCCTTGGACTCACCCAAAACGTGAAGTCAGCTTCTTTCTCATTCTCCAGTTTTGGGTCTTACACAAATGGCATTACCCTGGAAGGTGATGCCTATGTTTCAGAAGGGGTGATAAAGCTGACACCTGTCACACCCAACAACGCTGGCAGAGCCTCCTTTGCTGCACCCATCCACCTTTGGGATCCCGAAACTGGGAAGCTCGCAGCCTTCACCACAACCTTCTCCTTTGTTGTTGCGCCAAACGCTCCTGGGCTCTTGGCAGACGGCATTGCCTTCTTCCTGGCTCCGTTCAACTCGAACATCCCAAGCAATTCAAGTGGTGGATTCCTTGGACTTTTCAGCCCTGAGTCTGCCCTAAACGTATACCAGAATGAAATAGTGGCTGTGGAATTTGACTCCTTCAGTGGGAACCCCTGGGACCCTCCCTCTGCCCATGTAGGCATTGATGTTAACTCCATTGCCTCCGTCACAACGGAGAAATGGGAAACTGACAGTGCAGGGAACGCGCTTGTTGCATACGCCAGTGTGAGCTATGAGGCTGTGGAGAAACGTTTAGACGTGGTTGTGAGATACCCTGGAAGCAGTGTGAATGAGACTAGTCTCTCTTTTGTGATTGATTTGAGGACTGTTCTTCCACAATGGGTTAGGGTTGGATTCTCCGGTGCCACGGGACGACTGGTTGAAATACACAACATTCTTTCTTGGACCTTCAATTCTGCGTTCTATTAGAATTTCTCCCTTATGCTCGATGCTCTTTTTCTTATTGCTTATTGTTAAGTTCCTAATAACTTACCTTTCTCCACTTTATTCTCAATAAGGTCATTcatattttaaa encodes:
- the LOC137805714 gene encoding lectin 7-like, giving the protein MAMNSRTQISVFTIIISFLGLTQNVKSASFSFSSFGSYTNGITLEGDAYVSEGVIKLTPVTPNNAGRASFAAPIHLWDPETGKLAAFTTTFSFVVAPNAPGLLADGIAFFLAPFNSNIPSNSSGGFLGLFSPESALNVYQNEIVAVEFDSFSGNPWDPPSAHVGIDVNSIASVTTEKWETDSAGNALVAYASVSYEAVEKRLDVVVRYPGSSVNETSLSFVIDLRTVLPQWVRVGFSGATGRLVEIHNILSWTFNSAFY